A window of Methanolobus sediminis contains these coding sequences:
- a CDS encoding glycosyltransferase: MYVEINPKKSNVDSQSPLLWDKVAENYSDTPGISEIKLAEEIQQILLELEIDSGSSLLEVGCGSGHLSGYLADKGFKTTLLDFSSVALEKAKKYYESNDLTGEFIQLDMFDLSPENLEKHDVVWNSGVLEHLNGWQVIDILKKMSYVAKKYVIVLVPNSKSIPYLLFRQHAMENNEWVWGRELLRDSLSHLAEVAGLDVVDELYIGKNFSYDHMNYVNSKIGQEYESIDQQKLIPTGQNYLIALIARHNKQNIDIDYTHHLENVVKKESFVENNTYNFDCRAFKSCIEKVQGLNQSLISELDDKDFKVLELQTNLEKVISELDDKDSRVLELQTNLEKVISELDDKDSRVLELQTNLEKVISELDDKDSRVLELQTNLEKVISELDDKDSRVLELQTNLEKVSSELEEKHNMILCVDREKKDINIYIKSLEDELERIHSLKTWKVIVFFSKPYSILIDIPRKSRKFLLPRAGKIVPNKVKRQLIENVAKIEKTNSSMIPEVSSKNVKVIQSNEIQKGVVNIVAPTFFNFSGNDMFFGGAERYIIELVGLCRSLGYEVNVYQNGTFNWVRFYNDIKVFGLNSGGNSTLLNELFHHEIPQAELTIYLAFFLAYPCCYSNSIGISHGIYWDHECIQRNAILNKDDNEISKALSAIKNCETMVSVDTNTINWVRAIDFVQSEKFAYVPNFVDLTQFSPKKYTNKRNLVVLYPRRLYQPRGFWLVEENIEYFISKYGDMEFHFVGKADEKENIKVLELTTKYPNNIKWYNLPPEKMHEAYDIADIVLVPTINSEGTSLSCLEAMASGNAIIATNVGGLPNLILDGYNGLLIEPQSNELKEKLELLIEDQNLREKIQNNAVKVSKQFSKDIWIEKWKKILSKNLTKSKTMVNKFEADKVFVHVGTPGISWDCMKQRPQQLCEVLAKRDIQTFFVSENGKAERDFSSEHLQIMSEDDDLYLDAPILYIYYPYNYAKVKKFKNAYIIYDILDDIDIHSKSDTEMDIPENETALHYHKKMISEADIVITTATNLHAKYKKLRDDIVLIPNGVDYEHFNKKTFSRPSDFPSIDSPVIGYYGAIAEWMDYDLIDYMAEKRSQYLFVFIGPISDKKFNSILSKHKNIIHLGVKKYEELPDYLHYFDVATIPFKVNSITRSTSPVKLFEYMAGKKPIVTTNMDECKIYNSVMNSKTYDEFVNNLDIALDLKNDKKYLNLLSQEAKENTWEQRAGILIEIINQKLQTT; the protein is encoded by the coding sequence ATGTATGTTGAAATAAACCCCAAAAAATCAAATGTAGATTCTCAGTCACCTCTACTTTGGGACAAAGTAGCAGAAAATTATTCTGACACACCAGGTATTTCAGAAATCAAACTTGCAGAAGAAATCCAGCAGATTTTATTGGAATTAGAAATTGATTCAGGTTCATCTTTGCTTGAAGTTGGGTGTGGCAGTGGTCATTTGTCGGGCTATCTTGCTGATAAGGGCTTCAAAACAACTCTTTTAGATTTTAGTAGTGTAGCTCTTGAAAAGGCAAAAAAATACTATGAATCCAATGATCTGACTGGTGAATTCATTCAACTTGACATGTTTGACCTGTCTCCAGAAAATTTGGAGAAACATGACGTAGTATGGAATTCGGGAGTTCTTGAGCATCTTAATGGCTGGCAGGTTATTGATATTCTCAAAAAAATGAGTTATGTTGCTAAGAAATACGTCATAGTTTTAGTGCCAAATTCAAAAAGTATTCCTTATCTGTTATTCAGACAACATGCAATGGAAAATAACGAATGGGTGTGGGGTAGAGAATTATTACGTGATTCTCTTAGTCATTTAGCAGAAGTCGCAGGTCTTGATGTAGTTGATGAACTCTATATTGGTAAAAATTTTTCATATGATCACATGAATTATGTAAATTCGAAGATTGGTCAGGAATATGAAAGTATAGATCAGCAGAAATTGATCCCAACCGGTCAAAATTACTTGATAGCTTTGATTGCCCGGCACAATAAACAAAATATCGATATTGATTATACGCATCATCTTGAAAATGTAGTTAAAAAGGAATCATTCGTTGAAAATAATACATACAATTTTGATTGTAGAGCTTTTAAATCTTGCATTGAGAAAGTTCAAGGCTTAAATCAGAGCTTAATTTCAGAACTGGATGATAAAGATTTCAAGGTTTTAGAATTGCAAACTAACCTTGAAAAGGTAATTTCAGAACTGGATGATAAAGATTCCAGGGTTTTAGAATTGCAAACTAACCTTGAAAAGGTAATTTCAGAACTGGATGATAAAGATTCCAGGGTTTTAGAATTGCAAACTAACCTTGAAAAGGTAATTTCAGAACTGGATGATAAAGATTCCAGGGTTTTAGAATTGCAAACTAACCTTGAAAAGGTAATTTCAGAACTGGATGATAAAGATTCCAGGGTTTTAGAATTGCAAACTAACCTTGAAAAGGTAAGTTCAGAACTGGAAGAGAAACACAATATGATTCTTTGCGTGGATAGGGAAAAGAAAGATATCAACATATACATAAAGTCTTTGGAAGATGAGCTAGAAAGAATACACTCTCTAAAAACTTGGAAGGTAATTGTATTCTTTAGTAAACCCTACTCTATTTTGATAGATATTCCTCGGAAGTCAAGAAAATTTTTACTCCCTCGTGCGGGAAAAATTGTCCCTAACAAAGTTAAAAGGCAGTTGATTGAAAACGTTGCCAAAATTGAAAAGACAAATAGTTCAATGATACCTGAAGTAAGCAGCAAGAATGTAAAAGTCATTCAATCTAATGAAATTCAAAAAGGTGTGGTCAACATAGTTGCTCCAACTTTTTTTAATTTTTCAGGTAATGATATGTTTTTTGGAGGTGCAGAACGTTATATTATAGAACTTGTTGGACTGTGTAGGAGCCTTGGTTATGAGGTAAACGTTTATCAAAATGGAACATTCAATTGGGTAAGATTTTATAATGATATAAAAGTCTTCGGACTTAATTCTGGTGGAAATTCAACTTTATTGAACGAACTGTTTCATCATGAAATACCTCAAGCTGAACTTACTATATATTTGGCATTTTTCTTGGCATATCCATGTTGTTATTCTAATTCTATAGGCATTAGTCATGGAATTTATTGGGATCATGAATGCATCCAACGAAATGCGATACTTAACAAAGATGACAACGAGATTAGTAAAGCATTAAGTGCCATTAAAAATTGTGAGACAATGGTTTCAGTAGATACTAATACTATTAATTGGGTACGAGCAATAGACTTTGTCCAAAGTGAAAAGTTTGCATATGTGCCAAATTTCGTAGATTTAACTCAGTTTTCTCCAAAAAAATATACAAACAAAAGAAACTTAGTTGTTCTTTATCCACGACGTCTTTATCAGCCAAGAGGTTTCTGGCTTGTTGAAGAGAATATAGAGTATTTCATAAGCAAATATGGTGACATGGAATTCCACTTTGTTGGTAAAGCAGATGAAAAAGAAAATATCAAAGTCCTTGAATTAACAACAAAATATCCAAATAACATAAAATGGTATAACTTACCGCCTGAAAAAATGCACGAAGCTTATGATATTGCAGATATTGTTCTTGTACCGACTATAAATAGTGAAGGAACTTCTTTATCATGTTTAGAAGCCATGGCAAGTGGAAATGCGATAATAGCTACAAACGTTGGTGGCTTGCCTAACCTGATCCTCGATGGTTATAACGGTCTACTTATCGAACCTCAAAGTAATGAATTAAAGGAAAAATTGGAGCTCCTCATTGAAGACCAAAATTTGAGGGAAAAAATCCAAAATAATGCTGTTAAAGTTTCCAAACAGTTCAGTAAGGATATATGGATTGAAAAGTGGAAGAAGATATTGTCTAAGAATTTAACTAAAAGCAAAACAATGGTAAATAAGTTTGAAGCTGATAAAGTATTTGTTCACGTTGGAACACCAGGCATAAGTTGGGATTGCATGAAACAAAGGCCTCAACAATTGTGTGAAGTCTTGGCAAAAAGAGATATTCAGACTTTTTTTGTTTCTGAAAATGGTAAGGCTGAAAGAGACTTCTCTTCCGAACATCTCCAAATAATGTCTGAGGATGATGATTTATACTTGGATGCACCAATACTCTATATTTATTATCCATATAATTATGCAAAAGTTAAAAAGTTTAAGAATGCTTATATCATTTATGATATTTTAGATGATATCGATATACACAGTAAATCAGATACTGAAATGGATATTCCTGAAAATGAAACGGCACTACATTATCATAAAAAAATGATATCTGAAGCAGACATTGTTATTACAACAGCAACAAATTTACATGCCAAATATAAAAAGTTGAGAGATGACATTGTGTTAATCCCCAATGGAGTTGACTATGAACACTTCAACAAAAAAACTTTTAGTCGTCCATCTGATTTCCCATCCATTGATTCACCTGTCATCGGATATTATGGAGCTATAGCAGAATGGATGGACTATGACTTGATTGATTACATGGCAGAGAAAAGATCCCAGTATCTTTTTGTCTTCATAGGCCCAATATCAGATAAAAAATTCAATTCCATCTTAAGTAAACATAAGAATATAATCCATTTGGGAGTTAAAAAGTACGAGGAACTACCTGATTACTTGCATTATTTTGACGTAGCCACTATACCTTTTAAAGTTAATAGTATTACACGATCTACATCCCCCGTTAAATTGTTTGAATATATGGCTGGTAAAAAACCGATTGTAACAACCAATATGGATGAGTGTAAAATATATAATAGTGTCATGAATTCAAAAACATATGATGAATTTGTCAACAACCTTGATATAGCTCTTGACCTTAAAAATGACAAGAAATATTTAAATCTATTAAGTCAGGAGGCAAAAGAAAACACATGGGAACAAAGGGCTGGTATTTTGATTGAAATCATAAATCAAAAACTACAAACCACTTAA
- a CDS encoding ABC transporter ATP-binding protein, which translates to MNVIEAKDVWKKYKIPHEKKTTLFETLYGNLKGNTSYESFTALKDINFTVKKGEWLGIIGHNGSGKSTLLKIIANTIRPTKGEMKVNGKITSFLELGVGFSPDLSAKENIIVYGAVMGLNSKEIESRIDHILEFGGLTRFKDTKLKNFSSGMIVRLAFSTAIQIEPEVLLLDEVLAVGDLDFQKKCFEVFDRYRSMDKTVVYVSHDLGTVQRFCDKVLLLNHGEQVGIGDSEEMINVYQSLI; encoded by the coding sequence ATGAATGTCATTGAAGCAAAAGATGTATGGAAAAAGTATAAAATTCCACACGAAAAGAAAACAACATTGTTTGAAACGTTATATGGAAACTTGAAAGGTAATACAAGCTATGAATCCTTTACAGCATTAAAAGACATCAATTTTACTGTAAAGAAGGGGGAATGGTTAGGAATTATCGGCCATAATGGAAGTGGAAAGAGCACTCTTTTAAAAATAATTGCCAACACAATCCGACCTACCAAGGGAGAAATGAAAGTTAACGGTAAAATAACATCATTTCTTGAACTGGGTGTAGGATTCTCGCCAGATCTAAGCGCAAAAGAGAACATCATAGTATATGGTGCAGTCATGGGTTTGAACAGTAAAGAAATTGAAAGCCGCATAGACCACATACTTGAGTTCGGTGGACTGACCCGATTCAAGGATACAAAACTCAAGAATTTCTCGAGCGGAATGATTGTCAGACTGGCTTTTTCGACTGCAATCCAAATTGAACCCGAAGTACTTCTCCTTGATGAAGTGCTTGCTGTAGGTGACCTCGATTTCCAGAAAAAGTGCTTTGAAGTCTTCGATAGATATAGGAGTATGGATAAAACAGTAGTATATGTCAGTCATGATTTGGGTACCGTACAGAGATTCTGCGATAAAGTCCTTCTATTGAATCATGGTGAACAGGTCGGAATAGGAGATTCTGAAGAGATGATAAATGTGTACCAATCTTTAATCTAA
- a CDS encoding ABC transporter permease: MIKNIWNYRHLVKRLAITDFKVRYKNSILGFFWSLLEPLLLLLVLYVVFAHVFPSVQENYHLFLLIGIVLWDFFTKGTSMGLSSIISKPGMVRQIYIPREVLIFSSSLTALMMAILEVAVFGFFMAVSGVMPTSTIVYFPPVFIVLFVLVFAVSLILGTLNTYFRDVQYIWAVVLQAGFFASGVFFDFETLPEDVRTILFLNPLARILHMSRQSILYDTPISLQDFIFVLLISILMLLAGYLLFRKLEPGFAEEV; the protein is encoded by the coding sequence ATGATTAAAAACATCTGGAATTACAGACACCTCGTAAAAAGACTTGCTATAACTGATTTTAAAGTAAGGTATAAGAATTCCATTTTAGGATTTTTTTGGTCCTTATTAGAACCATTACTTCTATTACTCGTACTCTATGTAGTGTTTGCACATGTGTTCCCAAGTGTCCAGGAAAACTATCATCTGTTCCTTCTAATTGGAATAGTTCTGTGGGATTTCTTCACAAAAGGGACAAGTATGGGTTTATCGAGCATAATCAGTAAACCCGGAATGGTCAGACAGATATACATCCCGAGGGAGGTTCTGATATTCAGTTCTTCTCTGACAGCTTTGATGATGGCAATTCTCGAAGTAGCAGTATTTGGTTTTTTTATGGCAGTCTCAGGGGTGATGCCAACATCAACAATCGTTTATTTCCCTCCGGTCTTCATCGTACTGTTCGTATTAGTGTTTGCTGTTTCCCTTATTCTTGGAACACTCAATACCTATTTTAGAGATGTACAATACATCTGGGCAGTAGTCCTTCAGGCAGGTTTTTTTGCAAGCGGCGTCTTTTTTGATTTTGAGACATTACCAGAAGATGTCAGGACCATATTATTCTTGAATCCTCTTGCAAGGATTCTGCACATGTCCCGACAGTCAATACTTTATGATACACCTATTTCCCTTCAGGACTTTATATTTGTTCTTTTGATATCAATATTAATGCTTCTTGCAGGCTATCTTCTTTTCAGAAAATTAGAGCCGGGATTTGCAGAGGAGGTGTAA
- a CDS encoding glycosyltransferase has protein sequence MKIVIFHDYIGAIGGGEKLVLTLAKELGADVITTDVDRSSVKKMGYEDINIISIGNTVKISPLKQISASWKFAHCNYSYEYDFFIFSGNWAVFAAKKHKPNMYYCHTPTRAFYDLYDIYREKHNIFVTTVFSIWVQFHRKYTEKYIDHVNKIVTNSKNTQKRISKYWNKGSEVIYPPVDTSRFKFNKFGDFWLSVNRLYPEKRIELQIEAFRKMPDEKLAIVGGYSPGDHASEYASNLLENLPDNVEILGSVSEEKLLELYADCKGHITTAMDEDFGMTPIEAMAAGKPVVAVNEGGYKESVLNGKTGLLVAANTESIEQAVELISSDPKNYKFNCQERAKVFDVNEFIRRMKEEMKND, from the coding sequence ATGAAAATCGTCATATTCCATGACTATATCGGAGCCATTGGTGGTGGAGAAAAACTTGTTTTGACCCTTGCAAAAGAACTTGGTGCAGATGTTATTACTACTGATGTGGATAGGAGTTCCGTTAAAAAAATGGGATATGAAGATATAAACATAATAAGTATTGGAAACACTGTCAAAATCTCACCTTTAAAACAGATATCTGCTTCATGGAAATTTGCACACTGTAATTATTCATATGAGTATGATTTTTTTATTTTTTCAGGCAACTGGGCAGTTTTCGCAGCAAAAAAACATAAACCAAATATGTATTACTGCCACACACCAACAAGAGCCTTTTACGACCTGTATGACATCTACAGAGAAAAACATAATATATTTGTGACTACAGTTTTTTCAATATGGGTGCAGTTCCATAGGAAATACACTGAGAAATACATAGATCATGTAAACAAAATTGTTACCAATTCAAAGAACACACAGAAAAGAATCAGTAAATATTGGAACAAAGGGTCAGAAGTTATTTATCCACCTGTTGATACTTCAAGATTCAAATTTAATAAATTTGGTGATTTTTGGCTTTCTGTTAACAGACTATATCCAGAAAAGCGAATTGAACTCCAGATAGAAGCTTTCCGTAAAATGCCGGATGAGAAGCTCGCGATAGTAGGAGGATATTCCCCCGGTGACCATGCATCTGAATATGCGAGTAACTTGCTTGAAAATCTTCCTGACAATGTTGAGATACTTGGAAGCGTTTCTGAAGAAAAATTACTTGAACTCTATGCTGACTGCAAGGGACACATAACAACCGCAATGGACGAGGATTTCGGTATGACACCTATTGAAGCAATGGCTGCAGGTAAGCCGGTTGTTGCGGTGAATGAGGGAGGATATAAAGAGAGCGTACTAAATGGCAAAACAGGGCTTCTTGTTGCAGCAAACACTGAAAGTATAGAACAAGCTGTTGAATTGATATCAAGCGATCCCAAAAATTATAAGTTTAATTGCCAGGAAAGAGCGAAAGTATTTGACGTTAATGAGTTCATTAGAAGAATGAAAGAGGAAATGAAGAATGATTAA
- a CDS encoding glycosyltransferase family 4 protein — protein MKIAFVYDAVYPWVKGGAEKRIYEIGKRLAEKGHDVHLFGVKWWEGNDVIDYEGMVLHGVCKSRDLYVNGKRSISEAMIFSVKLSPHLLKQRFDVIDVSVFPYFSCFTVKAVSILRSTPAFFTWHEVWDDYWYEYMGRIGFFGRIIERIVSRISSNVIAVSEMTKKNLESLGLDGQKIAIVSNGIDLDRILASPPVNETCDILFIGRLIKEKNVDMLLKSMTKIKKKCPAVKLHVIGQGPEKEKLLTLVENYDIPDNTKFFDFMEYEELLGRIKASKVLVLPSSREGFGIVVVEAFACGTPVVTVKAKRNAAQYLINSSCGCVVELEPDAIADSIKKILQNNSIHQDMSRAAVEKSKNYNWNNIVPKLLYTYGELK, from the coding sequence TTGAAGATTGCCTTTGTCTATGATGCGGTGTACCCTTGGGTCAAGGGTGGTGCAGAGAAACGCATATATGAGATTGGAAAAAGGCTTGCTGAAAAAGGTCATGATGTGCACCTTTTTGGCGTAAAGTGGTGGGAAGGGAACGACGTTATCGATTATGAGGGAATGGTGTTGCACGGTGTCTGCAAATCCAGAGATCTGTATGTCAATGGGAAACGCTCGATTTCCGAGGCAATGATATTTTCAGTGAAACTTTCTCCACACCTTTTGAAGCAAAGATTTGATGTTATAGATGTGAGCGTGTTCCCTTATTTTTCCTGCTTTACTGTGAAAGCAGTGTCTATTCTTAGAAGTACCCCGGCTTTTTTTACATGGCATGAGGTATGGGATGACTATTGGTATGAGTATATGGGTAGGATAGGATTTTTTGGGAGAATTATTGAAAGGATAGTGTCAAGAATATCATCAAATGTCATTGCAGTATCAGAGATGACAAAAAAGAACCTTGAGTCTTTGGGGCTGGATGGTCAGAAGATTGCCATTGTCTCAAATGGTATAGATCTTGATAGGATCTTGGCAAGTCCTCCTGTCAATGAGACATGTGATATCCTCTTTATAGGGAGACTTATCAAAGAGAAGAATGTAGACATGCTCCTAAAATCAATGACAAAAATTAAAAAAAAATGTCCTGCAGTAAAATTACACGTAATTGGGCAAGGGCCTGAAAAAGAAAAACTTTTGACTCTTGTTGAAAATTATGACATCCCGGACAATACTAAGTTTTTTGACTTTATGGAGTATGAAGAACTGCTTGGAAGAATTAAAGCATCTAAAGTATTAGTCCTACCATCGAGCAGAGAGGGATTTGGAATAGTAGTTGTTGAAGCATTTGCATGTGGAACTCCTGTTGTCACTGTCAAAGCAAAGAGAAATGCTGCCCAATACCTAATCAATAGCTCCTGTGGATGTGTTGTAGAACTTGAACCGGATGCTATTGCAGATTCAATCAAAAAAATACTACAAAATAATTCAATTCATCAGGATATGTCCAGAGCAGCAGTTGAAAAATCAAAAAACTATAATTGGAACAACATTGTTCCAAAACTTCTGTACACATACGGTGAATTAAAATGA
- a CDS encoding glycosyltransferase family 2 protein — protein sequence MPTISIVMPSMNEENTIGTCIEKAQKLFEDYGATGEVVVVDNSTDRTPQIASSMGAKVIHSVNGYGNAYITGLSHSKGDYIIIADADDTYDFKELPAFLDYLMNDEADFVIGTRLKGNIKKGAMPWLHQYIGNPFLTWLLNILFKVNISDAHCGMRAFTREAFNKINLKTHGMELASEMVIEAAYKGLRIKEVPITYHTRNAPSKLRSFEDGWRHIRFMMLYHPVPFLYIPGAFVFLLGFLTTLSLLLQGNADNRAHSFILGSMLLVIGGQILATGTYMKTYGIIHGVYKRKSLSDYKFLNYHSLEIELLAGAIILIVGSLLGAKVVYTWISAGYGSILEIEYAVMAMVFGAIGVQLVFSAIFLSVILLDADTDW from the coding sequence ATGCCTACAATATCCATAGTTATGCCTTCAATGAATGAAGAGAATACAATTGGAACATGCATAGAAAAAGCTCAAAAGCTTTTTGAAGACTATGGAGCAACAGGAGAAGTAGTCGTTGTTGATAATTCTACAGATCGTACTCCACAGATTGCAAGTTCAATGGGTGCAAAGGTCATTCATTCTGTAAATGGGTATGGAAATGCATACATAACAGGTCTATCGCATTCAAAAGGTGACTACATCATCATAGCTGACGCAGATGACACATACGATTTCAAAGAACTGCCTGCTTTTCTTGACTATCTTATGAATGATGAGGCAGATTTTGTTATCGGAACCCGCCTTAAGGGAAATATCAAAAAAGGAGCAATGCCCTGGTTGCATCAATATATAGGAAACCCGTTTTTGACATGGCTCCTGAATATCCTGTTCAAGGTAAATATATCAGATGCCCACTGTGGCATGAGGGCATTCACAAGGGAAGCTTTCAATAAAATAAACCTCAAGACCCACGGCATGGAGCTTGCATCAGAGATGGTCATTGAGGCTGCTTATAAGGGACTGAGGATCAAGGAAGTCCCGATCACATACCACACAAGGAATGCACCATCCAAACTTCGCTCATTCGAGGACGGATGGAGACATATCCGTTTCATGATGTTATACCACCCGGTCCCTTTCCTGTACATCCCCGGAGCTTTTGTATTTCTGCTGGGTTTCCTTACAACACTCTCCCTTCTTTTGCAGGGAAATGCGGATAACAGAGCACATTCATTTATATTAGGCAGCATGCTACTCGTAATCGGTGGCCAAATCCTTGCCACGGGTACCTATATGAAGACTTATGGCATTATTCATGGAGTATATAAACGAAAAAGTCTAAGCGACTATAAATTTTTGAACTACCATTCCCTTGAAATAGAATTGTTAGCGGGTGCAATCATACTCATTGTAGGAAGCCTCCTTGGAGCAAAGGTTGTCTATACATGGATAAGTGCAGGGTATGGATCCATATTAGAGATAGAATATGCGGTGATGGCGATGGTCTTTGGTGCAATCGGTGTTCAGCTTGTATTCAGCGCCATATTCCTGAGTGTGATTCTCCTTGATGCAGATACGGATTGGTGA
- a CDS encoding phage integrase N-terminal SAM-like domain-containing protein has protein sequence MESYTFLKYCNNKNVNHINKKDIEKYILYRRKNNKPKTVHSDSMDLRLFFKWLNPESDFFENIKVIEPLSCPCEIVPQKLMNSRT, from the coding sequence ATGGAAAGTTATACCTTCCTGAAATACTGCAATAACAAAAATGTCAATCATATCAATAAAAAAGATATTGAGAAATACATCCTCTACCGAAGGAAGAACAACAAACCAAAAACTGTTCACAGTGATAGCATGGACCTGAGACTTTTCTTCAAGTGGCTAAATCCTGAAAGTGACTTCTTTGAGAACATAAAGGTAATAGAGCCATTGTCATGTCCTTGTGAGATAGTGCCGCAAAAGCTAATGAACTCCCGAACCTAA
- a CDS encoding C39 family peptidase has translation MIGSGDPHNTNSGGYTYASKALATLLSILILCTCNVASTEETGTYYGIENSPTSDTILDVPYYNQGNTNWCLYYCLTMMFNYNNQDIETWEIADYFNSGYYGTFSEQYDPSDRSLENYAKQACSLQIKRTIWGLTITDFDNETFDDLIKSNINNGQPVLMAFQYMNSDGEKEGHAILAAGYDDQFIYLTDSSGAITKGVFGSDNGYIAVPVSWEKFNEKLVNNISPSNMAYTIEIISEAPENPTEGSIYLTDRSDKGFSCLTFTNRYEDNDTGLLRFDGNYENGYCIVDSNDLSSTRKPQESDSMSVYFTVANPTSEEGKYTVTCQLEDAETNELIDGFNYKTSFDLAAYNTISKGVNYSNQLYSVDSDSCRVVISLFNEKMEEIDSIAIDLD, from the coding sequence ATGATAGGATCGGGGGATCCACACAACACCAATAGCGGTGGCTATACATATGCAAGCAAAGCACTAGCGACTTTGCTTTCTATTTTGATATTATGCACATGCAATGTTGCTTCTACTGAAGAAACCGGCACATATTACGGAATTGAAAATTCACCTACATCTGACACAATACTGGATGTCCCTTACTATAATCAGGGAAACACGAACTGGTGCCTTTATTATTGCCTTACAATGATGTTCAATTACAATAATCAGGATATTGAAACATGGGAAATAGCAGATTACTTTAACTCAGGATATTACGGCACATTCTCAGAGCAATACGACCCTTCGGACAGATCCCTTGAAAATTATGCTAAACAGGCATGTTCTCTCCAGATTAAAAGAACTATTTGGGGACTGACCATCACAGACTTCGATAATGAAACATTTGACGACCTGATCAAAAGTAATATCAATAATGGTCAACCAGTCCTCATGGCATTCCAGTACATGAATTCAGATGGAGAAAAGGAAGGCCATGCAATACTCGCAGCAGGATATGATGATCAGTTCATTTACCTGACAGATTCCAGCGGTGCAATAACAAAAGGTGTCTTTGGAAGTGACAACGGCTACATTGCAGTACCTGTAAGCTGGGAAAAATTCAATGAAAAACTTGTTAACAATATTTCTCCCTCAAATATGGCATATACCATAGAGATCATAAGCGAAGCACCCGAAAACCCAACTGAAGGCTCCATCTACCTTACAGACCGTAGCGACAAAGGATTCAGCTGCCTGACCTTCACTAACAGATACGAAGATAATGATACAGGACTGCTGAGATTTGACGGCAACTATGAGAACGGATACTGCATCGTTGACAGTAACGACCTGTCCAGCACCAGAAAGCCACAGGAGTCCGACAGCATGTCTGTGTATTTCACAGTGGCAAACCCCACTTCAGAAGAAGGTAAATATACAGTAACATGCCAGCTTGAAGATGCTGAAACTAATGAGTTAATTGATGGTTTCAATTACAAGACAAGTTTTGACCTGGCAGCATACAATACTATTTCTAAGGGAGTGAATTACTCGAACCAGTTATATTCCGTGGATTCTGATAGTTGCAGGGTCGTAATTAGTCTTTTTAATGAAAAGATGGAAGAGATTGATAGCATTGCAATTGATTTGGATTAA